The following coding sequences are from one Saccopteryx bilineata isolate mSacBil1 chromosome 3, mSacBil1_pri_phased_curated, whole genome shotgun sequence window:
- the APH1A gene encoding gamma-secretase subunit APH-1A — translation MGAAVFFGCTFVAFGPAFALFLITVAGDPLRVIILVAGAFFWLVSLLLASVVWFILVHVTDPSDARLQYGLLIFGAAVSVLLQEVFRFAYYKLLKKADEGLASLSEDGRSPISIRQMAYVSGLSFGIISGVFSVINILADALGPGVVGIHGDSPYYFLTSAFLTAAIILLHTFWGVVFFDACERRRYWTLGLVVGSHLLTSGLTFLNPWYEASLLPIYAVTISMGLWAFITAGGSLRSIQRSLSCRRQEDSQVMVYSALRIPPED, via the exons ATGGGGGCCGCAGTGTTTTTCGGATGCACTTTTGTCGCTTTCGGCCCGGCCTTTGCGCTTTTCTTGATCACTGTGGCCGGGGACCCGCTTCGTGTCATCATTTTGGTTGCAGG GGCATTTTTCTGGCTGGTCTCTCTGCTCTTGGCTTCTGTGGTCTGGTTCATTTTGGTCCATGTGACTGACCCGTCAGATGCCCGGCTCCAGTATGGCCTCCTAATTTTTGGTGCTGCGGTCTCCGTCCTTCTACAGGAGGTGTTCCGCTTTGCCTACTACAAGTTGCTTAA gAAGGCAGATGAGGGGTTAGCATCGCTGAGTGAGGACGGAAGATCACCCATCTCCATCCGCCAGATGGCCTATG tttCTGGTCTTTCCTTCGGTATCATCAGTGGTGTCTTCTCTGTTATCAATATTTTGGCTGATGCACTTGGGCCAGGTGTAGTTGGGATCCATGGAGATTCACCCTATTACTTCCTGACTTCAG CTTTTCTGACAGCAGCCATCATTCTGCTCCATACCTTTTGGGGAGTTGTGTTCTTTGATGCCTGTGAGAGGAGACGGTACTGGACTTTGGGCCTGGTGGTTGGGAGTCACCTACTGACATCAGGACTG ACATTCCTGAACCCTTGGTACGAGGCCAGCCTGCTGCCCATCTATGCAGTCACTATTTCCATGGGGCTCTGGGCCTTCATTACAGCTGGAGGGTCCCTCCGAAGTATCCAGCGCAGCCTCTCGT GCCGACGGCAGGAGGACAGTCAGGTGATGGTGTATTCTGCCCTGCGCATCCCACCCGAGGATTGA
- the CA14 gene encoding carbonic anhydrase 14 isoform X2 — MMFFQILLEVIWILAVFGGQHWTYEGPHGQHHWSASYPECGSNAQSPINIQTDSVIFDPELPPLQPHGYEQPGTKPLELHNNGHTVQLSLPPTMYLEGLPQKYVAAQLHLHWGQKRSPRGSEHQINSQATAAELHIVHYDSDSYNSLSEAAQRPQGLAVLSILIEVGETKNPAYEHILSHLHEIRYKDQYTSVPPFNVRELLPPVLAHYFRYNGSLTTPPCYQSVLWTVFSRRAQISMDQLEKLQETLFSTEKEPSTLLVQNYRAPQPLNQRMVFASFIQESLYTTGEMLSLGVGILAGCLCLLLAAYFIARKIRKKMSGNRKSVVFTSAQVTEA; from the exons ATGATGTTTTTCCAGATCCTGCTAGAGGTGATTTGGATCCTGGCTGTGTTCGGGG GTCAACACTGGACATATGAGG GTCCACATGGTCAACACCATTGGTCAGCCTCTTACCCTGAGTGTGGAAGCAATGCCCAATCCCCCATCAATATCCAAACAGACAGTGTGATTTTTGACCCAGAGTTGCCCCCTCTGCAGCCCCACGGATATGAGCAGCCTGGCACCAAGCCTTTGGAGCTGCACAATAATGGCCACACAG TGCAGCTCTCTCTACCCCCCACCATGTATCTGGAGGGGCTTCCCCAGAAATATGTAGCTGCCCAGCTCCACCTCCACTGGGGTCAGAAAAGATCCCCGAGGGGGTCAGAGCACCAGATCAACAGTCAAGCCACAGCTGCAGAG CTCCACATCGTACATTATGATTCAGATTCCTATAACAGCTTGAGTGAGGCTGCCCAGAGGCCTCAGGGCCTGGCTGTCTTGAGCATCCTCATTGAG GTGGGTGAGACTAAGAATCCAGCTTATGAACACATTCTGAGTCATTTGCATGAAATCAGGTATAAAG ATCAGTACACCTCAGTGCCCCCCTTCAACGTGAGAGAGCTGCTCCCCCCAGTGCTGGCACATTACTTCCGCTACAATGGCTCACTCACCACGCCCCCCTGCTACCAGAGTGTTCTCTGGACAGTCTTCAGCCGAAGGGCCCAGATTTCAATGGATCAG CTGGAAAAGCTTCAGGAGACACTGTTCTCTACAGAGAAGGAGCCCTCTACACTCCTGGTACAGAACTACCGAGCCCCACAGCCTCTCAATCAGCGGATGGTCTTTGCTTCTTTCATCCAAG AATCCTTGTACACCACAG gtGAAATGCTGAGCCTAGGAGTAGGAATCTTGGCTGGCTGCCTCTGCcttctgctggctgcttatttCATTGCTAGGAAGATTCG GAAGAAGATGTCGGGTAACCGGAAGAGTGTGGTCTTCACCTCAGCACAAGTCACTGAGGCATAG
- the CA14 gene encoding carbonic anhydrase 14 isoform X6 has protein sequence MMFFQILLEVIWILAVFGGQHWTYEGPHGQHHWSASYPECGSNAQSPINIQTDSVIFDPELPPLQPHGYEQPGTKPLELHNNGHTVQLSLPPTMYLEGLPQKYVAAQLHLHWGQKRSPRGSEHQINSQATAAELHIVHYDSDSYNSLSEAAQRPQGLAVLSILIEVGETKNPAYEHILSHLHEIRYKEKEPSTLLVQNYRAPQPLNQRMVFASFIQAESLYTTGEMLSLGVGILAGCLCLLLAAYFIARKIRKKMSGNRKSVVFTSAQVTEA, from the exons ATGATGTTTTTCCAGATCCTGCTAGAGGTGATTTGGATCCTGGCTGTGTTCGGGG GTCAACACTGGACATATGAGG GTCCACATGGTCAACACCATTGGTCAGCCTCTTACCCTGAGTGTGGAAGCAATGCCCAATCCCCCATCAATATCCAAACAGACAGTGTGATTTTTGACCCAGAGTTGCCCCCTCTGCAGCCCCACGGATATGAGCAGCCTGGCACCAAGCCTTTGGAGCTGCACAATAATGGCCACACAG TGCAGCTCTCTCTACCCCCCACCATGTATCTGGAGGGGCTTCCCCAGAAATATGTAGCTGCCCAGCTCCACCTCCACTGGGGTCAGAAAAGATCCCCGAGGGGGTCAGAGCACCAGATCAACAGTCAAGCCACAGCTGCAGAG CTCCACATCGTACATTATGATTCAGATTCCTATAACAGCTTGAGTGAGGCTGCCCAGAGGCCTCAGGGCCTGGCTGTCTTGAGCATCCTCATTGAG GTGGGTGAGACTAAGAATCCAGCTTATGAACACATTCTGAGTCATTTGCATGAAATCAGGTATAAAG AGAAGGAGCCCTCTACACTCCTGGTACAGAACTACCGAGCCCCACAGCCTCTCAATCAGCGGATGGTCTTTGCTTCTTTCATCCAAG CAGAATCCTTGTACACCACAG gtGAAATGCTGAGCCTAGGAGTAGGAATCTTGGCTGGCTGCCTCTGCcttctgctggctgcttatttCATTGCTAGGAAGATTCG GAAGAAGATGTCGGGTAACCGGAAGAGTGTGGTCTTCACCTCAGCACAAGTCACTGAGGCATAG
- the CA14 gene encoding carbonic anhydrase 14 isoform X4, translated as MMFFQILLEVIWILAVFGGQHWTYEVQLSLPPTMYLEGLPQKYVAAQLHLHWGQKRSPRGSEHQINSQATAAELHIVHYDSDSYNSLSEAAQRPQGLAVLSILIEVGETKNPAYEHILSHLHEIRYKDQYTSVPPFNVRELLPPVLAHYFRYNGSLTTPPCYQSVLWTVFSRRAQISMDQLEKLQETLFSTEKEPSTLLVQNYRAPQPLNQRMVFASFIQAESLYTTGEMLSLGVGILAGCLCLLLAAYFIARKIRKKMSGNRKSVVFTSAQVTEA; from the exons ATGATGTTTTTCCAGATCCTGCTAGAGGTGATTTGGATCCTGGCTGTGTTCGGGG GTCAACACTGGACATATGAGG TGCAGCTCTCTCTACCCCCCACCATGTATCTGGAGGGGCTTCCCCAGAAATATGTAGCTGCCCAGCTCCACCTCCACTGGGGTCAGAAAAGATCCCCGAGGGGGTCAGAGCACCAGATCAACAGTCAAGCCACAGCTGCAGAG CTCCACATCGTACATTATGATTCAGATTCCTATAACAGCTTGAGTGAGGCTGCCCAGAGGCCTCAGGGCCTGGCTGTCTTGAGCATCCTCATTGAG GTGGGTGAGACTAAGAATCCAGCTTATGAACACATTCTGAGTCATTTGCATGAAATCAGGTATAAAG ATCAGTACACCTCAGTGCCCCCCTTCAACGTGAGAGAGCTGCTCCCCCCAGTGCTGGCACATTACTTCCGCTACAATGGCTCACTCACCACGCCCCCCTGCTACCAGAGTGTTCTCTGGACAGTCTTCAGCCGAAGGGCCCAGATTTCAATGGATCAG CTGGAAAAGCTTCAGGAGACACTGTTCTCTACAGAGAAGGAGCCCTCTACACTCCTGGTACAGAACTACCGAGCCCCACAGCCTCTCAATCAGCGGATGGTCTTTGCTTCTTTCATCCAAG CAGAATCCTTGTACACCACAG gtGAAATGCTGAGCCTAGGAGTAGGAATCTTGGCTGGCTGCCTCTGCcttctgctggctgcttatttCATTGCTAGGAAGATTCG GAAGAAGATGTCGGGTAACCGGAAGAGTGTGGTCTTCACCTCAGCACAAGTCACTGAGGCATAG
- the CA14 gene encoding carbonic anhydrase 14 isoform X5 has product MRPHGYEQPGTKPLELHNNGHTVQLSLPPTMYLEGLPQKYVAAQLHLHWGQKRSPRGSEHQINSQATAAELHIVHYDSDSYNSLSEAAQRPQGLAVLSILIEVGETKNPAYEHILSHLHEIRYKDQYTSVPPFNVRELLPPVLAHYFRYNGSLTTPPCYQSVLWTVFSRRAQISMDQLEKLQETLFSTEKEPSTLLVQNYRAPQPLNQRMVFASFIQAESLYTTGEMLSLGVGILAGCLCLLLAAYFIARKIRKKMSGNRKSVVFTSAQVTEA; this is encoded by the exons ATGAGG CCCCACGGATATGAGCAGCCTGGCACCAAGCCTTTGGAGCTGCACAATAATGGCCACACAG TGCAGCTCTCTCTACCCCCCACCATGTATCTGGAGGGGCTTCCCCAGAAATATGTAGCTGCCCAGCTCCACCTCCACTGGGGTCAGAAAAGATCCCCGAGGGGGTCAGAGCACCAGATCAACAGTCAAGCCACAGCTGCAGAG CTCCACATCGTACATTATGATTCAGATTCCTATAACAGCTTGAGTGAGGCTGCCCAGAGGCCTCAGGGCCTGGCTGTCTTGAGCATCCTCATTGAG GTGGGTGAGACTAAGAATCCAGCTTATGAACACATTCTGAGTCATTTGCATGAAATCAGGTATAAAG ATCAGTACACCTCAGTGCCCCCCTTCAACGTGAGAGAGCTGCTCCCCCCAGTGCTGGCACATTACTTCCGCTACAATGGCTCACTCACCACGCCCCCCTGCTACCAGAGTGTTCTCTGGACAGTCTTCAGCCGAAGGGCCCAGATTTCAATGGATCAG CTGGAAAAGCTTCAGGAGACACTGTTCTCTACAGAGAAGGAGCCCTCTACACTCCTGGTACAGAACTACCGAGCCCCACAGCCTCTCAATCAGCGGATGGTCTTTGCTTCTTTCATCCAAG CAGAATCCTTGTACACCACAG gtGAAATGCTGAGCCTAGGAGTAGGAATCTTGGCTGGCTGCCTCTGCcttctgctggctgcttatttCATTGCTAGGAAGATTCG GAAGAAGATGTCGGGTAACCGGAAGAGTGTGGTCTTCACCTCAGCACAAGTCACTGAGGCATAG
- the CA14 gene encoding carbonic anhydrase 14 isoform X1 encodes MMFFQILLEVIWILAVFGGQHWTYEGPHGQHHWSASYPECGSNAQSPINIQTDSVIFDPELPPLQPHGYEQPGTKPLELHNNGHTVQLSLPPTMYLEGLPQKYVAAQLHLHWGQKRSPRGSEHQINSQATAAELHIVHYDSDSYNSLSEAAQRPQGLAVLSILIEVGETKNPAYEHILSHLHEIRYKDQYTSVPPFNVRELLPPVLAHYFRYNGSLTTPPCYQSVLWTVFSRRAQISMDQLEKLQETLFSTEKEPSTLLVQNYRAPQPLNQRMVFASFIQAESLYTTGEMLSLGVGILAGCLCLLLAAYFIARKIRKKMSGNRKSVVFTSAQVTEA; translated from the exons ATGATGTTTTTCCAGATCCTGCTAGAGGTGATTTGGATCCTGGCTGTGTTCGGGG GTCAACACTGGACATATGAGG GTCCACATGGTCAACACCATTGGTCAGCCTCTTACCCTGAGTGTGGAAGCAATGCCCAATCCCCCATCAATATCCAAACAGACAGTGTGATTTTTGACCCAGAGTTGCCCCCTCTGCAGCCCCACGGATATGAGCAGCCTGGCACCAAGCCTTTGGAGCTGCACAATAATGGCCACACAG TGCAGCTCTCTCTACCCCCCACCATGTATCTGGAGGGGCTTCCCCAGAAATATGTAGCTGCCCAGCTCCACCTCCACTGGGGTCAGAAAAGATCCCCGAGGGGGTCAGAGCACCAGATCAACAGTCAAGCCACAGCTGCAGAG CTCCACATCGTACATTATGATTCAGATTCCTATAACAGCTTGAGTGAGGCTGCCCAGAGGCCTCAGGGCCTGGCTGTCTTGAGCATCCTCATTGAG GTGGGTGAGACTAAGAATCCAGCTTATGAACACATTCTGAGTCATTTGCATGAAATCAGGTATAAAG ATCAGTACACCTCAGTGCCCCCCTTCAACGTGAGAGAGCTGCTCCCCCCAGTGCTGGCACATTACTTCCGCTACAATGGCTCACTCACCACGCCCCCCTGCTACCAGAGTGTTCTCTGGACAGTCTTCAGCCGAAGGGCCCAGATTTCAATGGATCAG CTGGAAAAGCTTCAGGAGACACTGTTCTCTACAGAGAAGGAGCCCTCTACACTCCTGGTACAGAACTACCGAGCCCCACAGCCTCTCAATCAGCGGATGGTCTTTGCTTCTTTCATCCAAG CAGAATCCTTGTACACCACAG gtGAAATGCTGAGCCTAGGAGTAGGAATCTTGGCTGGCTGCCTCTGCcttctgctggctgcttatttCATTGCTAGGAAGATTCG GAAGAAGATGTCGGGTAACCGGAAGAGTGTGGTCTTCACCTCAGCACAAGTCACTGAGGCATAG
- the CA14 gene encoding carbonic anhydrase 14 isoform X3 produces the protein MQAFYLVPFLSFSSLVLKLQPHGYEQPGTKPLELHNNGHTVQLSLPPTMYLEGLPQKYVAAQLHLHWGQKRSPRGSEHQINSQATAAELHIVHYDSDSYNSLSEAAQRPQGLAVLSILIEVGETKNPAYEHILSHLHEIRYKDQYTSVPPFNVRELLPPVLAHYFRYNGSLTTPPCYQSVLWTVFSRRAQISMDQLEKLQETLFSTEKEPSTLLVQNYRAPQPLNQRMVFASFIQAESLYTTGEMLSLGVGILAGCLCLLLAAYFIARKIRKKMSGNRKSVVFTSAQVTEA, from the exons ATGCAGGCTTTCTATCTAGTCCCCTTCCTCTCATTCAGCTCTCTTGTCCTCAAACTACAG CCCCACGGATATGAGCAGCCTGGCACCAAGCCTTTGGAGCTGCACAATAATGGCCACACAG TGCAGCTCTCTCTACCCCCCACCATGTATCTGGAGGGGCTTCCCCAGAAATATGTAGCTGCCCAGCTCCACCTCCACTGGGGTCAGAAAAGATCCCCGAGGGGGTCAGAGCACCAGATCAACAGTCAAGCCACAGCTGCAGAG CTCCACATCGTACATTATGATTCAGATTCCTATAACAGCTTGAGTGAGGCTGCCCAGAGGCCTCAGGGCCTGGCTGTCTTGAGCATCCTCATTGAG GTGGGTGAGACTAAGAATCCAGCTTATGAACACATTCTGAGTCATTTGCATGAAATCAGGTATAAAG ATCAGTACACCTCAGTGCCCCCCTTCAACGTGAGAGAGCTGCTCCCCCCAGTGCTGGCACATTACTTCCGCTACAATGGCTCACTCACCACGCCCCCCTGCTACCAGAGTGTTCTCTGGACAGTCTTCAGCCGAAGGGCCCAGATTTCAATGGATCAG CTGGAAAAGCTTCAGGAGACACTGTTCTCTACAGAGAAGGAGCCCTCTACACTCCTGGTACAGAACTACCGAGCCCCACAGCCTCTCAATCAGCGGATGGTCTTTGCTTCTTTCATCCAAG CAGAATCCTTGTACACCACAG gtGAAATGCTGAGCCTAGGAGTAGGAATCTTGGCTGGCTGCCTCTGCcttctgctggctgcttatttCATTGCTAGGAAGATTCG GAAGAAGATGTCGGGTAACCGGAAGAGTGTGGTCTTCACCTCAGCACAAGTCACTGAGGCATAG